CCATCAGCTCGTCCCTGATGGCCGTCGGCTTGCCCGGGGGTTCGGCGGTGTAGGCGCGCACCGCCTCGAATCCGGCCTCGGTGAGGGAGAACAGCCGCTTGTTGGGGCGGCGCTCCTGCTCCACGACGCGGGCCGTGATGAGCCCATCCCCCTCCATGCGCTCCAGCTCCCGATAGAGCTGCTGGGGGGTGGCCATCCAGAAGTTGGCGACCGAGGCATCGAAACCCTTCGCAAGGTCGTACCCGGACGCCTCGCCCTGCAAGAGCGCGGCCATCACCGCATTGCGTAGAGCCATGCCCCCAACCTAGCATCAGGTTGATTAGTCAAAAAAGTGACTAGGGTATGGACGCCTCTCGCCCTCGGCCCTAGTCTGCGATGCACCTATTCAACTCGTTGACTATAGAGGTGATCTTGTGCATCCCTTCCGCAAAGCCGTCGAAGCAGGCGACAAGGAAGCCGTCGCCGCCCTGCTGGCCGAGAACGTCGTCTTCACCAGCCCCGTCGCCTTCAAGCCATACCCGGGCAAGGCGATCACCGCCGCGATCCTGAACGCGGTATCGCAGGTCTTCGAGGACTTCACCTACATCCGGGAGATCGCCAACCCGGACGGCCGCGACCACGCCTTCGTCTTCACCGCCACCGTGAACGGCAGGCAGCTCACGGGCTGCGACTTCCTCCACTTCGACGAGGAAGGCAAGATCGACGACTTCATGGTGATGGTCCGCCCGCTCTCGGCCGCGAACGCGCTGGCCGAGGCGATGGGCGCGAAGTTCGACGAGATCGCGCGAGAGGCGGGCAGCCATGAGTGACTTCGACGCCGTGGTCATCGGCGCGGGCAACGCCGGCCTGACG
This portion of the Streptomyces sp. NBC_01750 genome encodes:
- a CDS encoding PadR family transcriptional regulator, which translates into the protein MALRNAVMAALLQGEASGYDLAKGFDASVANFWMATPQQLYRELERMEGDGLITARVVEQERRPNKRLFSLTEAGFEAVRAYTAEPPGKPTAIRDELMVKVQSVDAGDIEAVRSAIAEHMVWATAKLARYARLQQRLLDGRTEDEYFAGGEPIGPYLTLLRGMALERDNLHWGEMALKRLEQRASASTR
- a CDS encoding nuclear transport factor 2 family protein, producing the protein MHPFRKAVEAGDKEAVAALLAENVVFTSPVAFKPYPGKAITAAILNAVSQVFEDFTYIREIANPDGRDHAFVFTATVNGRQLTGCDFLHFDEEGKIDDFMVMVRPLSAANALAEAMGAKFDEIAREAGSHE